The Daucus carota subsp. sativus chromosome 9, DH1 v3.0, whole genome shotgun sequence genome window below encodes:
- the LOC108201645 gene encoding transmembrane emp24 domain-containing protein p24beta3: MRWCNVAGLIRLISFLSFVPFLSSLSISVENIECVYEYALYEGDNITGNFVVLDHDIFWSSDHPGIDFIVTSPGGNTIHAINGTSGDKFHFKAPRSGLYKFCFHNPYSTPETISFYIHVGHIPNDQDLAKDEHVDPINVKIAQLREALEAVVVEQKYLRARDIRQRNINESTRSRVIFYTITEYILLALASALQVVYIRRLFSTSVAYNRV, from the exons ATGAGGTGGTGCAATGTGGCTGGATTGATACGCCTGATTTCATTCTTGAGCTTCGTACCATTTTTATCATCACTTTCGATTTCAGTAGAAAACATCGAATGCGTGTACGAGTACGCTCTCTATGAAGGTGATAACATCACCGGTAACTTTGTCGTCCTCGATCACGACATTTTCTGGAGCTCAGATCACCCCGGCATAGACTTCATT GTGACTTCTCCTGGCGGTAATACTATTCACGCTATAAATGGCACATCTGGAGACAAATTTCACTTCAAAGCACCCCGAAGTGGACTTTACAAATTTTGTTTTCACAATCCTTACTCAACGCCGGAGACCATTTCCTTCTACATACATGTTGGCCATATCCCCAATGATCAGGACCTTGCTAAAGATG AGCATGTGGATCCAATAAATGTTAAAATCGCTCAGTTAAGGGAAGCATTAGAAGCAGTCGTAGTGGAGCAGAAGTACTTGAGAGCAAGGGATATTCGTCAGCGCAATA TTAATGAGAGCACAAGGAGCAGAGTAATATTTTACACAATTACAGAGTACATTTTGCTGGCGCTTGCAAGTGCACTTCAAGTCGTGTATATCCGTCGTCTGTTCAGCACGTCAGTAGCATACAATCGGGTTTAA
- the LOC108202079 gene encoding early light-induced protein 1, chloroplastic — MASSVVMQSILASPVKPAISTARRSLSGSASSLRVRCMAKDGQKEGSSPQTSIPASESKASTSFFDVLAFSGPAPERINGRLAMIGFVAAMAVEVSNGQDVFSQISNGGVPWFLGTSVLLTLASLVPLFKGVSVETKSGGLMTSDAEMWNGRFAMLGLVALAFTEYIKGSALV; from the exons ATGGCCTCATCAGTAGTTATGCAATCCATCCTAGCCTCTCCGGTTAAACCAGCCATTAGTACCGCGAGAAGGTCTCTGTCTGGGAGTGCTTCTAGCCTTCGAGTTAGGTGCATGGCCAAG GATGGTCAAAAGGAGGGATCAAGCCCACAAACTAGTATTCCAGCTTCTGAATCCAAG GCAAGCACAAGTTTTTTTGATGTACTAGCATTCAGTGGACCTGCACCAGAAAGAATCAATGGAAGGCTCGCGATGATCGGGTTTGTTGCAGCAATGGCAGTGGAAGTATCCAATGGGCAGGACGTGTTTTCACAGATTTCTAATGGCGGTGTTCCCTGGTTCCTGGGAACAAGTGTGCTACTAACACTGGCATCTTTGGTGCCACTTTTCAAAGGAGTTAGtgttgaaacaaaatcaggGGGACTAATGACATCTGATGCTGAGATGTGGAATGGTAGATTTGCTATGTTAGGTCTGGTAGCTCTGGCCTTTACAGAGTACATCAAGGGCAGTGCTCTTGTTTAA
- the LOC108200628 gene encoding stem-specific protein TSJT1, with protein MLAVFDKSVAKSPEALQNAQSESVSALKDGFLAHHFSSVKPGSVTINLGAAGVLAYSMDKQSPFLPRSFAVTDDIFCVFQGHIENVAHLKQQYGLGKNANEVIIVLEAYRTLRDRGPYPVDQVLRDFHGKFAFVLYDGSSKSAFVAADADGSVPFFWGTDSEGDLVISDDVDVISKSCKKSFAPFPKGCFFTTSGGLRSFEHPMNELKPMPRVDSSGEVCGATFKVDAESRKETGMPRVGSAANWSQHY; from the exons atgCTAGCCGTTTTTGATAAATCTGTAGCAAAAAGCCCTGAGGCTTTACAAAATGCCCAATCTGAATCAGTTAGTGCACTCAAAGATGGCTTCTTGGCCCACCATTTTTCCTCTGTGAAGCCTGGTTCTGTCACTATTAATCTTGGGGCTGCTGGTGTTCTGGCCTACTCCATGGATAAACAAAGCCCTTTTCTTCCCAG ATCATTTGCTGTGACGGATGATATATTCTGTGTGTTTCAAGGCCACATTGAAAATGTTGCACATCTTAAGCAACAGTATGGATTGGGCAAGAATGCAAATGAAGTGATCATTGTTCTAGAGGCTTACAGGACTTTAAGGGATAGAGGTCCTTATCCTGTAGATCAGGTCTTGAGAGATTTTCATGGAAAATTTGCATTTGTTCTCTATGACGGGTCTTCAAAATCTGCATTTGTCGCTGCT GATGCTGATGGAAGTGTGCCCTTCTTTTGGGGTACTGATTCTGAAGGAGATCTTGTTATCTCGGATGATGTTGATGTTATAAGCAAGAGCTGCAAGAAGTCATTTGCACCATTTCCAAAAG GATGTTTCTTCACAACCTCTGGGGGCTTAAGGAGTTTTGAGCACCCTATGAATGAATTGAAGCCAATGCCAAGAGTAGACAGCTCAGGGGAGGTTTGCGGTGCAACCTTCAAGGTGGATGCAGAGTCCCGAAAGGAAACTGGAATGCCTAGAGTTGGAAGTGCTGCTAATTGGTCCCAACATTACTGA
- the LOC108201907 gene encoding early light-induced protein 1, chloroplastic, which produces MATSTVMQSILASPASTAITGRRVNLVPANYAPSLSRSAYSLRTRCMAKDGRKEESSPPPTPKASTSFFDVLAFSGPAPERINGRLAMIGFVAAMAVEVSNGQDVFSQISNGGVPWFLGTSVLLTLASLVPLFKGVSVETKSGGLMTSDAEMWNGRFAMLGLVALALTEYIKGSALV; this is translated from the exons ATGGCCACTTCAACCGTCATGCAATCGATCCTAGCATCTCCTGCATCAACGGCGATCACCGGAAGAAGGGTGAATTTGGTTCCGGCCAACTATGCACCATCACTCTCCAGGAGTGCTTATAGCCTTCGAACCAGGTGCATGGCAAAG GATGGCCGGAAGGAGGAATCAAGCCCGCCTCCTACACCCAAG GCAAGCACAAGCTTTTTTGATGTACTAGCATTCAGCGGACCTGCACCAGAAAGAATCAACGGAAGGCTCGCGATGATCGGATTTGTTGCAGCAATGGCAGTGGAAGTATCCAACGGCCAGGACGTGTTTTCGCAGATATCTAATGGCGGTGTTCCCTGGTTCCTGGGAACAAGTGTGCTACTAACACTGGCATCTTTGGTGCCACTTTTCAAAGGAGTTAGtgttgaaacaaaatcaggGGGACTAATGACATCTGATGCTGAGATGTGGAATGGTAGATTTGCTATGTTAGGTCTGGTTGCTCTGGCATTGACAGAGTACATAAAGGGCAGTGCTCTTGTTTAA